In Populus nigra chromosome 1, ddPopNigr1.1, whole genome shotgun sequence, one genomic interval encodes:
- the LOC133680737 gene encoding VQ motif-containing protein 18-like, producing MEGIVRPRSCNPSSSASSKLGMHRESHVISQLIKPKVRIIHVFAPKVIKTDVANFRELVQRLTGQPCGSEGMIKKKARSSAPGKRKKTGSSICESSKKAMQQLPELGLPSLMRGEKLRVEVEANEMLGGQNCSSNFNSLDGYGDLKGFVPDVSNNFSLTTPNSQSSHEMDGYEDTHLSWQKVD from the coding sequence ATGGAAGGCATAGTAAGGCCACGCTCATGTAACCCTAGTTCATCAGCTTCTTCCAAGCTAGGCATGCACAGAGAGTCACATGTAATATCACAGTTGATCAAGCCCAAAGTTCGCATAATTCACGTATTTGCACCAAAAGTTATAAAGACTGATGTTGCAAATTTTAGAGAGCTTGTTCAAAGACTCACTGGTCAACCATGTGGAAGTGAAGGCATGATCAAGAAGAAAGCAAGAAGCAGTGCTCCAGGCAAGAGAAAGAAGACCGGTTCCTCAATATGTGAGTCAAGCAAGAAAGCGATGCAGCAGCTGCCAGAGCTAGGATTGCCTAGTTTGATGAGAGGAGAGAAACTCAGGGTGGAGGTGGAAGCAAATGAAATGTTGGGGGGTCAGAATTGTTCGAGTAACTTTAATTCCCTTGATGGGTATGGAGATTTGAAAGGTTTTGTACCAGATGTGAGCAACAACTTTTCTTTGACAACACCTAATTCACAATCTTCTCATGAAATGGATGGTTATGAAGACACGCACCTTTCTTGGCAAAAGGTGGATTAG